AAACGGGGGAGTCGCCTCCCCCGCATCCTATGCGCCCATACTCCACGGTGTTTCCCGCAGCGGTGCGCGGCTATTCCTCTGTATCGAGCTCCTCCAGACGCTTTTGCACGGCGTCCATCTGCTGCTGCATGGCCTTGAGCTCCTGCTGGAGCATGGCGCGCTCGTCCTGGGCGCTCGGCGGCTGCGGCTGCGGCGGATAGCCGCCGTATGCATAGGGACCCGGCGCAGGCGCCGGTCCGGCGGGTGCGCCCCAGCGCATCCCCCAGCGCGGA
The DNA window shown above is from Synergistales bacterium and carries:
- a CDS encoding DUF5320 domain-containing protein, yielding MPGGDRTGPAGYGPMTGRAAGYCAGNGAPGFTNPWGGRGFRGGGRGPGWGWGGGPRWGMRWGAPAGPAPAPGPYAYGGYPPQPQPPSAQDERAMLQQELKAMQQQMDAVQKRLEELDTEE